Proteins encoded within one genomic window of Bombus pyrosoma isolate SC7728 linkage group LG13, ASM1482585v1, whole genome shotgun sequence:
- the LOC122574340 gene encoding obg-like ATPase 1 isoform X1 yields the protein MYITMAPKKIEEPERKPLIGRVGTNLKVGIVGIPNVGKSTFFNVLTKSQAAAENFPFCTIDPNESRVPVPDARFDYLCEYFKPASKVPAFLNVVDIAGLVKGAAEGQGLGNNFLSHINACDGIFHLCRAFDDDDVTHVEGDVNPVRDLEIISEELRLKDIEFLNGHLEKLEKLVVRGNDKKLKPEYDTLLKVKGIMVDEKRHIRFADWSATDIEALNKYLFLTSKPVIYLVNLSEKDYIRKKNKWLIKIKEWVDKNDPGAILIPFSGTFENKLFDMDDAERAKYQEENKVTSALDKIIVQGYKALQLQYFFTAGHDEVKAWTIQKGTKAPQAAGKIHTDFEKGFIMAEVMKFDDFKNEGSEAAVKAAGKYRQQGRNYVVEDGDIVFFKFNAGAGLKDAKKK from the exons atgtatATCAC AATGGCGCcaaagaaaatcgaagaacCTGAAAGGAAGCCGCTTATTGGCCGCGTAGGTACCAATTTGAAAGTTGGTATAGTAGGCATACCTAACGTAGGAAAATCAACCTTCTTCAACGTTCTCACGAAAAGCCAGGCTGCTGCTGAGAACTTCCCCTTCTGCACCATCGATCCCAATGAAA GTCGCGTACCCGTTCCTGACGCAAGATTCGATTACCTGTGCGAATATTTTAAGCCAGCTAG CAAAGTTCCAGCTTTCTTAAATGTCGTGGACATTGCTGGCTTGGTCAAAGGTGCCGCGGAAGGACAAGGCCTGGGAAACAATTTCTTATCGCACATCAACGCTTGCGATGGGATTTTTCATCTTTGCC GAGCgttcgacgacgacgacgttaCTCACGTGGAAGGAGACGTGAATCCCGTGAGAGATCTCGAGATAATTAGCGAGGAATTACGGTTGAAAGATATCGAGTTTTTAAATGGTCATCTGGAGAAATTGGAGAAGCTCGTTGTCCGAGGAAACGACAAGAAACTAAAGCCTGAATAC GATACGCTATTGAAAGTGAAAGGTATAATGGTGGATGAAAAGAGGCATATCAGGTTTGCCGACTGGAGTGCTACTGAC ATCGAGGCtctcaataaatatttattcctcACGTCAAAGCCAGTCATTTATTTAGTTAATCTGTCCGAAAAGGATTACATACGTAAGAAGAATAAATG GTTAATCAAAATCAAAGAATGGGTTGATAAGAACGATCCAGGAGCTATTTTAATCCCATTCAGTGGAACTTTCGAAAATAAACTTTTCGATATGGATGACGCAGAGCGTGCGAAATATCAAGAAGAGAACAAAGTTACTAG CGCGCTTGACAAGATTATCGTTCAAGGATACAAAGCGTTGCAATTGCAGTACTTCTTTACAGCCGGGCACGATGAAGTGAAAGCATGGACGATCCAG AAAGGTACAAAAGCACCTCAAGCTGCTGGGAAGATTCACACAGATTTCGAGAAGGGATTCATCATGGCTGAAGTCATGAAATTCGACGATTTTAAAAACGAAGGATCGGAAGCAGCGGTAAAG GCCGCCGGAAAATATAGGCAACAAGGGCGAAACTACGTCGTCGAGGACGGAGACATCGTTTTCTTCAAGTTTAACGCTGGTGCTGGATTAAAGGATGCTAAGAAAAAGTGA
- the LOC122574340 gene encoding obg-like ATPase 1 isoform X2 — protein sequence MAPKKIEEPERKPLIGRVGTNLKVGIVGIPNVGKSTFFNVLTKSQAAAENFPFCTIDPNESRVPVPDARFDYLCEYFKPASKVPAFLNVVDIAGLVKGAAEGQGLGNNFLSHINACDGIFHLCRAFDDDDVTHVEGDVNPVRDLEIISEELRLKDIEFLNGHLEKLEKLVVRGNDKKLKPEYDTLLKVKGIMVDEKRHIRFADWSATDIEALNKYLFLTSKPVIYLVNLSEKDYIRKKNKWLIKIKEWVDKNDPGAILIPFSGTFENKLFDMDDAERAKYQEENKVTSALDKIIVQGYKALQLQYFFTAGHDEVKAWTIQKGTKAPQAAGKIHTDFEKGFIMAEVMKFDDFKNEGSEAAVKAAGKYRQQGRNYVVEDGDIVFFKFNAGAGLKDAKKK from the exons ATGGCGCcaaagaaaatcgaagaacCTGAAAGGAAGCCGCTTATTGGCCGCGTAGGTACCAATTTGAAAGTTGGTATAGTAGGCATACCTAACGTAGGAAAATCAACCTTCTTCAACGTTCTCACGAAAAGCCAGGCTGCTGCTGAGAACTTCCCCTTCTGCACCATCGATCCCAATGAAA GTCGCGTACCCGTTCCTGACGCAAGATTCGATTACCTGTGCGAATATTTTAAGCCAGCTAG CAAAGTTCCAGCTTTCTTAAATGTCGTGGACATTGCTGGCTTGGTCAAAGGTGCCGCGGAAGGACAAGGCCTGGGAAACAATTTCTTATCGCACATCAACGCTTGCGATGGGATTTTTCATCTTTGCC GAGCgttcgacgacgacgacgttaCTCACGTGGAAGGAGACGTGAATCCCGTGAGAGATCTCGAGATAATTAGCGAGGAATTACGGTTGAAAGATATCGAGTTTTTAAATGGTCATCTGGAGAAATTGGAGAAGCTCGTTGTCCGAGGAAACGACAAGAAACTAAAGCCTGAATAC GATACGCTATTGAAAGTGAAAGGTATAATGGTGGATGAAAAGAGGCATATCAGGTTTGCCGACTGGAGTGCTACTGAC ATCGAGGCtctcaataaatatttattcctcACGTCAAAGCCAGTCATTTATTTAGTTAATCTGTCCGAAAAGGATTACATACGTAAGAAGAATAAATG GTTAATCAAAATCAAAGAATGGGTTGATAAGAACGATCCAGGAGCTATTTTAATCCCATTCAGTGGAACTTTCGAAAATAAACTTTTCGATATGGATGACGCAGAGCGTGCGAAATATCAAGAAGAGAACAAAGTTACTAG CGCGCTTGACAAGATTATCGTTCAAGGATACAAAGCGTTGCAATTGCAGTACTTCTTTACAGCCGGGCACGATGAAGTGAAAGCATGGACGATCCAG AAAGGTACAAAAGCACCTCAAGCTGCTGGGAAGATTCACACAGATTTCGAGAAGGGATTCATCATGGCTGAAGTCATGAAATTCGACGATTTTAAAAACGAAGGATCGGAAGCAGCGGTAAAG GCCGCCGGAAAATATAGGCAACAAGGGCGAAACTACGTCGTCGAGGACGGAGACATCGTTTTCTTCAAGTTTAACGCTGGTGCTGGATTAAAGGATGCTAAGAAAAAGTGA
- the LOC122574340 gene encoding obg-like ATPase 1 isoform X3 produces MWYVWSQADRRVCSRYTIIRSYFRESDYDKIHSLKYMSVSPYEFRRRQSRFESYCPLCLYYENTMKTSGPPDHRGTIQFREHFYWICSRHINEFIQRPQKYLPPANNAYPPADRPRILTETIDLEHSCWARRLQVRGFCLVTYFDGLPSRKLVPGKIVLAALYKDNLYLFCTEDCRDKFLAQPDKYANVQMKFLYTMPTIDVKSLPNVGFLEQTVSSRVPVPDARFDYLCEYFKPASKVPAFLNVVDIAGLVKGAAEGQGLGNNFLSHINACDGIFHLCRAFDDDDVTHVEGDVNPVRDLEIISEELRLKDIEFLNGHLEKLEKLVVRGNDKKLKPEYDTLLKVKGIMVDEKRHIRFADWSATDIEALNKYLFLTSKPVIYLVNLSEKDYIRKKNKWLIKIKEWVDKNDPGAILIPFSGTFENKLFDMDDAERAKYQEENKVTSALDKIIVQGYKALQLQYFFTAGHDEVKAWTIQKGTKAPQAAGKIHTDFEKGFIMAEVMKFDDFKNEGSEAAVKAAGKYRQQGRNYVVEDGDIVFFKFNAGAGLKDAKKK; encoded by the exons ATGTGGTATGTGTGGAGCCAAGCTGATCGACGCGTATGTTCGAGATACACGATCATCAGATCGTACTTTCGTGAAAGTGACTACGATAAAATTCACAGCTTGAAATATATGAGCGTCTCGCCGTACGAATTTAGGAGACGACAAAGCCGGTTCGAGTCCTATTGTCCTCTTTGCTTGTACTACGAGAACACGATGAAGACTTCGGGACCTCCGGATCATCGAGGCACGATTCAATTTAGGGAACACTTCTACTGGATTTGTTCGCGACATATCAATGAATTTATTCAACGTCCGCAAAAATATCTTCCACCAGCGAACAACGCGTATCCACCGGCAGATCGTCCGCGAATTTTAACCGAAACGATCGACTTGGAACATTCGTGTTGGGCTAGACGTTTGCAAGTCAGAGGATTTTGCTTGGTAACGTACTTCGATGGACTACCAAGTCGCAAACTTGTACCTGGGAAAATAGTTCTAGCAGCTTTGTACAAAGACAATTTATACCTGTTCTGTACGGAAGATTGTCGCGATAAATTTTTAGCGCAACCCGATAAATACGCGAacgttcaaatgaaatttttatatacgatGCCAACGATCGACGTGAAATCTCTGCCAAATGTTGGTTTCTTGGAGCAAACGGTTTCCA GTCGCGTACCCGTTCCTGACGCAAGATTCGATTACCTGTGCGAATATTTTAAGCCAGCTAG CAAAGTTCCAGCTTTCTTAAATGTCGTGGACATTGCTGGCTTGGTCAAAGGTGCCGCGGAAGGACAAGGCCTGGGAAACAATTTCTTATCGCACATCAACGCTTGCGATGGGATTTTTCATCTTTGCC GAGCgttcgacgacgacgacgttaCTCACGTGGAAGGAGACGTGAATCCCGTGAGAGATCTCGAGATAATTAGCGAGGAATTACGGTTGAAAGATATCGAGTTTTTAAATGGTCATCTGGAGAAATTGGAGAAGCTCGTTGTCCGAGGAAACGACAAGAAACTAAAGCCTGAATAC GATACGCTATTGAAAGTGAAAGGTATAATGGTGGATGAAAAGAGGCATATCAGGTTTGCCGACTGGAGTGCTACTGAC ATCGAGGCtctcaataaatatttattcctcACGTCAAAGCCAGTCATTTATTTAGTTAATCTGTCCGAAAAGGATTACATACGTAAGAAGAATAAATG GTTAATCAAAATCAAAGAATGGGTTGATAAGAACGATCCAGGAGCTATTTTAATCCCATTCAGTGGAACTTTCGAAAATAAACTTTTCGATATGGATGACGCAGAGCGTGCGAAATATCAAGAAGAGAACAAAGTTACTAG CGCGCTTGACAAGATTATCGTTCAAGGATACAAAGCGTTGCAATTGCAGTACTTCTTTACAGCCGGGCACGATGAAGTGAAAGCATGGACGATCCAG AAAGGTACAAAAGCACCTCAAGCTGCTGGGAAGATTCACACAGATTTCGAGAAGGGATTCATCATGGCTGAAGTCATGAAATTCGACGATTTTAAAAACGAAGGATCGGAAGCAGCGGTAAAG GCCGCCGGAAAATATAGGCAACAAGGGCGAAACTACGTCGTCGAGGACGGAGACATCGTTTTCTTCAAGTTTAACGCTGGTGCTGGATTAAAGGATGCTAAGAAAAAGTGA